One Staphylococcus ratti DNA segment encodes these proteins:
- the ltaS gene encoding polyglycerol-phosphate lipoteichoic acid synthase LtaS, whose amino-acid sequence MENNRKKIGIFTFFLLMVFTISLKTYFAYYVDLSLGVKGPVQNFILLMNPYSLLALILSVFLFFKGRKAFWFMLIGGFLLTFLLYANVVYFRFFSDFLTFSTLNQVSNVNSMGGAVGASFQWYDFVYFLDIIAYLFILIFKQKWLSLNVFHKKFIPVVMAASVALFFLNLAFAETDRPELLTRTFDHKYLVKYLGPYNFTVYDGVKTIQNNQQKALASEDDLTKVLNYTKQKHTAPNMEYYGKAKGKNIIKIHLESFQTFLINKKVNGHEVTPFLNKLSSGQNDFRYYPNFYHQTGQGKTSDAEFTMDNSLYGLPQGSAFSLKGDNTFQSLPAILHQKQKFTSNVMHGDYKTFWNRDQVYRHFGVDKFYDATYYDMSPENVENLGLKDKEFFKESVDYLDKEKQPFYSHLITLTNHYPFTLNKDDASIPPGNTGNPTVDGYIQTAHYLDQAVEEFINDLKKRGLYDDSVIILYGDHYGISENHNKAMSQLLDEPITPAKFNDLNKTGFWIKAPGVEPKVDPTYAGQVDVMPTLLHLMGIDTKNYIMLGTDMLSKDHKQLIPFRNGDFVTDKYKYVNGKAYSHKDNKPMTTPPSDLQKNKNQVENDLEINDEILNGDLMRFYKNPDFKKVNPSDYHYDAGPKGKGN is encoded by the coding sequence ATGGAAAATAATAGAAAGAAAATAGGGATTTTTACGTTTTTCCTTTTAATGGTATTTACAATTTCGCTAAAAACGTATTTTGCTTATTATGTTGACTTGTCACTTGGCGTTAAAGGACCGGTTCAAAATTTTATCTTATTAATGAATCCCTATAGTTTGCTTGCACTAATTTTAAGTGTCTTTCTGTTTTTTAAAGGGCGCAAAGCATTCTGGTTCATGCTAATCGGTGGATTTCTACTTACATTTTTACTGTATGCCAACGTTGTGTATTTCAGATTCTTTTCTGACTTTTTAACGTTTAGTACATTAAACCAAGTAAGTAATGTGAACTCAATGGGTGGTGCCGTTGGTGCGTCATTCCAATGGTATGATTTTGTTTACTTCTTAGATATTATTGCTTATTTGTTTATTTTAATTTTCAAGCAAAAGTGGTTGAGCTTGAATGTATTTCATAAGAAATTCATTCCTGTCGTGATGGCGGCTTCTGTAGCACTATTCTTTTTAAATTTAGCTTTCGCAGAAACGGATCGTCCTGAATTACTGACGCGTACATTTGACCACAAATATTTAGTTAAATATTTAGGACCTTATAACTTTACAGTTTATGATGGTGTTAAAACGATTCAAAATAATCAACAAAAAGCGTTAGCATCTGAAGATGATTTAACGAAAGTTTTAAACTATACGAAACAAAAACATACAGCACCCAATATGGAATATTATGGTAAAGCCAAAGGCAAAAACATTATCAAAATTCATTTGGAAAGTTTCCAAACGTTTTTGATTAATAAAAAAGTGAATGGTCATGAAGTAACGCCATTCTTAAATAAATTATCGTCAGGTCAAAATGATTTTAGATATTATCCGAACTTTTATCACCAAACAGGACAAGGTAAAACTTCTGACGCAGAATTTACAATGGATAACAGTCTTTACGGTTTACCACAAGGTTCTGCCTTTTCACTAAAAGGAGATAATACGTTCCAATCATTACCTGCTATATTGCATCAAAAACAAAAGTTCACATCTAATGTGATGCACGGGGACTATAAAACTTTTTGGAACCGTGACCAAGTATATCGACACTTTGGCGTTGATAAATTTTATGATGCAACATACTACGATATGTCACCGGAAAATGTTGAAAATCTAGGTTTGAAAGACAAAGAGTTTTTCAAAGAATCAGTGGATTATTTAGATAAAGAAAAACAACCTTTCTATTCACATTTAATTACGTTGACGAACCACTATCCATTTACATTAAATAAAGATGATGCGTCAATTCCACCAGGTAATACGGGCAACCCTACCGTGGATGGCTATATTCAAACGGCACATTATTTAGATCAAGCCGTAGAAGAGTTTATTAATGACTTGAAAAAACGTGGTCTTTATGACGATTCTGTAATTATTTTATACGGTGACCATTACGGTATTTCAGAAAATCATAACAAAGCAATGTCTCAACTGCTTGATGAGCCAATCACACCTGCTAAATTTAATGATTTAAATAAAACAGGTTTCTGGATAAAAGCACCGGGTGTAGAACCTAAAGTCGATCCAACTTATGCAGGTCAAGTAGACGTTATGCCTACATTACTTCACTTGATGGGTATCGATACGAAAAATTACATCATGTTAGGTACAGATATGTTATCTAAAGATCACAAACAGTTGATTCCATTCCGTAACGGTGACTTTGTTACTGATAAATATAAATATGTGAATGGTAAAGCTTACAGTCATAAAGACAATAAGCCGATGACAACACCACCATCTGATTTACAAAAAAATAAAAATCAAGTGGAAAATGATTTAGAAATTAATGATGAAATATTAAATGGAGACTTAATGCGTTTCTATAAAAACCCAGACTTCAAAAAAGTAAATCCTAGTGATTACCACTATGATGCTGGACCTAAGGGTAAAGGAAATTAA
- a CDS encoding biotin-dependent carboxyltransferase family protein — protein sequence MTIIIEEGGLFSSFQDFGRVGYEHLGIIRSGALDVLAHEIANRLVGNDKNEATLEMTNQMARIRFTEPTLIALSGAQAVAYTQERPVKINTLYLMNKGDVLTFDYVKRGARVYMAIAGGYEVDEWLASTSTDVLAQIGGFHGHTLKDGDEIQMKRDYNERHHKLFENLEVTRHTDWGVDGYALSFNYLSDVVHVIPNNGTEDFDAQTLKQFTSGEYRVTSKANRMGVVLEGDPIKAYYKECPPHRSVKRGTIQVKKDGSPVVLLNDHYTLGSYPQIGTIATYHLTKIAQKRQGSKIKFQFIDVLQAEQNLVKYHRWLKQLFHGIEYRMQSEMLK from the coding sequence ATGACAATCATCATTGAAGAGGGTGGCTTATTTTCAAGTTTTCAAGATTTTGGACGTGTAGGGTATGAACATTTAGGTATTATACGAAGCGGTGCTTTAGATGTGCTTGCGCATGAAATAGCTAATCGTTTAGTAGGCAATGATAAAAACGAAGCTACACTTGAAATGACAAATCAAATGGCACGAATTCGATTTACGGAACCGACGTTAATTGCGTTATCTGGCGCTCAAGCGGTAGCGTATACACAAGAGAGACCCGTAAAAATCAATACATTATATCTCATGAATAAAGGAGACGTCTTAACATTCGATTATGTTAAACGTGGTGCGCGTGTCTACATGGCTATTGCAGGAGGTTATGAAGTTGACGAGTGGTTGGCATCGACTTCAACAGATGTGCTTGCGCAAATAGGTGGATTTCATGGTCATACGTTAAAAGATGGCGATGAAATCCAAATGAAGCGTGATTATAATGAACGCCATCATAAACTGTTTGAAAACCTTGAAGTTACACGGCATACTGATTGGGGTGTCGATGGATATGCGCTCTCTTTTAATTATCTATCGGATGTCGTTCACGTTATTCCAAATAACGGGACTGAAGATTTCGATGCGCAAACATTAAAACAATTTACAAGCGGAGAATATCGAGTGACGAGCAAAGCCAATCGTATGGGAGTAGTGCTAGAGGGAGATCCAATTAAAGCATATTATAAAGAGTGTCCGCCACACCGTTCTGTTAAACGCGGCACAATTCAAGTAAAAAAAGATGGTTCACCTGTTGTGTTGTTAAACGATCACTACACGCTTGGTAGCTATCCTCAAATTGGAACAATCGCAACATATCATCTCACAAAAATCGCACAAAAGCGCCAAGGATCGAAAATTAAATTTCAATTCATTGACGTATTACAAGCCGAACAAAATCTCGTTAAGTATCATCGATGGTTGAAACAACTGTTTCATGGTATTGAATACCGCATGCAAAGTGAAATGTTAAAGTAA
- a CDS encoding allophanate hydrolase subunit 1, whose product MKVYSQGDQAIVVSLKGALTPEATERLLLLRHYLIEQKYPFITEIVPTETDMLISYDARQMMKHLNISSPFQYMKSLIEKIDLSHETWEEKRQCIKVPVYYGGDYGPHFDAILDELQMDRKTYIQHHTAPEYFVSMMGFSPGFPYLSGLSEALAVNHTADEKQFIPAGSVVLENKKCGITTTDIYEDWLVIGYTPVKLFDVNREDMILISIGDHVKFYDAEERGETL is encoded by the coding sequence ATGAAGGTTTATAGCCAAGGCGACCAAGCGATTGTCGTTTCTTTAAAAGGTGCCCTTACACCCGAAGCAACAGAACGATTATTGCTATTACGTCACTATTTAATCGAACAAAAGTATCCATTTATTACAGAAATTGTTCCAACAGAAACAGATATGTTAATTTCGTATGATGCGCGTCAAATGATGAAGCATTTAAATATTTCGTCGCCATTTCAATATATGAAATCATTAATTGAAAAAATAGATTTAAGTCATGAAACGTGGGAAGAAAAACGTCAATGTATTAAAGTGCCCGTTTATTATGGTGGAGACTATGGTCCGCATTTTGATGCTATTTTAGACGAGCTTCAAATGGATCGTAAAACATACATTCAGCACCATACAGCGCCTGAGTATTTTGTGTCAATGATGGGCTTTTCTCCAGGATTTCCTTATCTTTCAGGTCTATCTGAAGCGCTAGCGGTTAATCATACTGCTGATGAAAAGCAGTTTATCCCAGCAGGGTCTGTGGTTTTAGAAAACAAAAAATGCGGCATTACAACGACAGATATTTATGAAGATTGGCTAGTAATTGGCTACACGCCTGTAAAGCTCTTTGATGTAAATAGAGAAGATATGATATTAATATCTATTGGCGATCATGTTAAATTTTACGATGCCGAAGAAAGAGGCGAGACATTATGA
- a CDS encoding aminotransferase class IV, with the protein MMELFETMRLEEGQISRESYHYKRLKQASEALGFKFDDMAWKHCIQNIQSTLTQGTHRIKVLLSKDGTLQYVDAPLPKTQMMSASLKKLDSSTPIWQRIYKTTERDYLNHSHITQLVLLYDVNEKILEFDIGNVVVEFEGQYITPKYEDDFLRGCMRQDLLDNQKIEVGILTLSSLKQFLNQGGKLWMINSLRGWVPVKLIEL; encoded by the coding sequence ATGATGGAACTTTTTGAAACAATGCGATTAGAAGAAGGTCAAATTAGTCGAGAATCATATCACTACAAGCGTTTAAAACAAGCGAGCGAAGCATTAGGATTTAAGTTTGATGATATGGCATGGAAACATTGTATTCAAAACATTCAAAGTACTTTAACCCAAGGGACACATCGTATTAAAGTCCTACTAAGTAAGGACGGGACGTTGCAATATGTCGATGCCCCATTACCTAAAACGCAAATGATGTCAGCAAGTTTAAAAAAGTTGGATTCGTCAACGCCTATTTGGCAACGTATATATAAAACAACGGAACGCGATTATTTAAATCATTCCCACATTACACAATTAGTTTTACTTTATGATGTTAACGAGAAAATTTTAGAGTTTGACATTGGGAATGTAGTCGTTGAATTCGAAGGTCAATATATCACGCCTAAGTATGAAGATGATTTTTTACGTGGCTGTATGCGTCAAGATTTGTTGGATAATCAAAAAATAGAAGTAGGTATACTGACATTAAGTTCCTTAAAGCAATTTCTAAATCAAGGTGGTAAACTATGGATGATAAACAGTTTAAGAGGTTGGGTACCTGTTAAACTCATTGAATTGTAA
- the pabB gene encoding aminodeoxychorismate synthase component I, with the protein MVVAFDFQYYLDTYQTERLKFTFQNPIAQYIATTCEEVGNVLTKAEKYQKQGYYVAVYLPYEAAKYYHQSFHVKEPDNGIYAACYVFERPEEEQHVTQKDVTHTPLNFKFTESKQQIQQQIRQIQNEILEGETYQVNYTTRLEAPVSTDIQSLYEQLTKQTNGHYTVMMDTEELQIASISPELFFQVGPFHDQKRTVVSKPMKGTMPRGMNLATDENNKQALQASEKDRAENVIIVDLLRNDITRIATPGTIQTPRLFDVESYPTVFQMTSMVTGEVGTGVTLNDMMRALFPCGSITGAPKVNTMRIIDELEHAPRHIYCGALGLCLPDGRAMFNVPIRTVQYINNKAIYGVGAGITIDSEADKEYIEFQDKTKILEG; encoded by the coding sequence GTGGTTGTCGCATTTGATTTTCAATATTATTTAGATACATATCAAACCGAAAGATTAAAATTTACTTTTCAAAATCCTATCGCACAATATATCGCGACGACTTGTGAAGAAGTTGGTAATGTATTGACAAAAGCTGAAAAATATCAAAAACAAGGATATTATGTTGCCGTTTATTTACCATATGAAGCAGCGAAATACTATCATCAAAGCTTTCATGTGAAAGAGCCTGACAATGGTATTTATGCAGCATGTTATGTTTTTGAGCGTCCTGAAGAAGAGCAACATGTTACTCAAAAAGATGTTACGCACACACCGTTAAACTTTAAATTCACAGAATCCAAACAGCAAATTCAACAACAGATTCGACAAATACAAAATGAAATTCTTGAAGGTGAGACGTATCAAGTTAACTATACGACACGCCTTGAAGCACCGGTTTCAACAGATATTCAATCATTGTACGAACAACTCACAAAGCAAACGAACGGACATTATACCGTTATGATGGATACAGAGGAGTTGCAAATTGCGTCCATTTCACCTGAGTTATTTTTTCAAGTAGGCCCATTTCACGATCAAAAGCGTACGGTTGTAAGTAAACCGATGAAAGGGACGATGCCAAGAGGCATGAATCTAGCTACAGATGAAAATAATAAACAAGCATTACAAGCTTCTGAAAAAGATCGCGCTGAAAATGTGATAATTGTCGATTTATTACGCAATGATATTACACGTATTGCAACACCGGGCACAATACAGACGCCCCGACTGTTTGATGTTGAAAGTTATCCGACCGTTTTTCAAATGACGTCTATGGTGACAGGTGAAGTTGGAACGGGGGTAACGTTAAATGATATGATGCGTGCATTGTTTCCGTGTGGTTCGATTACTGGTGCACCAAAAGTGAATACGATGCGTATTATTGATGAGCTTGAACATGCGCCAAGACATATTTATTGCGGGGCGCTAGGACTCTGTTTGCCAGATGGACGTGCAATGTTTAATGTGCCGATACGCACCGTGCAATATATTAATAATAAAGCGATTTATGGTGTGGGCGCAGGTATTACGATAGATTCCGAAGCAGATAAAGAATATATAGAATTTCAAGATAAAACTAAAATTTTAGAGGGATAA
- a CDS encoding anthranilate synthase component II produces MIIMIDNKDSFTYNVVDLLHQATEQHIEVIDINDVAISELEQMNPRAIVISPGPGTPKDYPILFEVLRRFETMCPILGVCLGFQLINAYYGGEIIKAPWPVHGHTTTLNHNGLDLYEGLPSTFKVMRYHSLMVDAKTVALPLVVTAQNEEEIIMGVKHTALPIYGVQYHPESILSEYGLAQIKNFLSKVSDVRGCRI; encoded by the coding sequence ATGATAATAATGATAGATAATAAAGATTCGTTTACATATAACGTTGTAGATTTGTTGCATCAGGCAACAGAACAACATATAGAAGTAATAGATATTAACGATGTAGCAATTTCTGAACTAGAACAGATGAATCCTCGTGCTATAGTGATTTCTCCAGGACCTGGAACACCAAAGGATTATCCAATATTATTTGAAGTATTGCGCCGTTTTGAAACAATGTGTCCCATACTAGGTGTCTGTTTAGGCTTCCAACTTATCAATGCGTATTATGGGGGAGAGATTATTAAAGCGCCGTGGCCAGTGCATGGTCATACGACAACACTGAACCATAATGGATTAGATTTATATGAAGGACTGCCTTCTACTTTTAAAGTCATGCGTTATCATTCCTTAATGGTGGATGCTAAAACCGTCGCCTTACCATTAGTAGTAACGGCACAAAATGAGGAAGAGATTATTATGGGCGTGAAACATACGGCGCTTCCGATCTATGGCGTACAATATCATCCTGAATCCATCCTATCTGAGTATGGTTTAGCACAAATCAAAAATTTCTTAAGTAAGGTGAGTGACGTTCGTGGTTGTCGCATTTGA
- the queC gene encoding 7-cyano-7-deazaguanine synthase QueC codes for MSDVLQNEKALVVFSGGQDSTTCLFYAKAHFKEVELVTFEYGQRHAQEIEVAKHIAQEQGLKHHVLDMSLLSQLSPNALTSHDMPIDASDDIPNTFVPARNLLFLSFAGALAYQINAKHIITGVCETDFSGYPDCRDAFIKSMNVTMSLAMDRDFVIHTPLMWLNKKETWALSDSLGALEYVRTKTLTCYNGVVAEGCGECPACHLRQQGLNAYLNEKGAMKS; via the coding sequence ATGTCAGACGTGCTTCAAAACGAAAAAGCACTTGTCGTTTTCAGTGGAGGTCAAGATAGTACGACTTGCCTCTTTTATGCTAAAGCACATTTTAAGGAAGTTGAACTTGTGACATTTGAATATGGACAACGTCACGCACAAGAAATTGAAGTTGCTAAGCACATCGCACAAGAACAAGGCCTCAAACATCACGTATTAGATATGTCTCTATTAAGTCAGCTCTCACCAAACGCCCTCACATCACATGATATGCCTATCGATGCTTCAGATGATATCCCTAATACATTTGTCCCTGCACGCAACTTATTATTTTTATCTTTCGCCGGTGCACTTGCATATCAAATCAATGCGAAACATATCATTACTGGCGTTTGTGAAACCGATTTTTCTGGCTATCCAGATTGCAGAGATGCTTTTATCAAATCAATGAACGTCACAATGAGCCTCGCTATGGATCGAGATTTTGTAATTCATACACCGCTCATGTGGCTCAATAAAAAAGAAACTTGGGCACTTAGTGATTCGCTTGGCGCTTTAGAATATGTCCGAACAAAAACATTAACATGTTATAACGGGGTTGTGGCAGAAGGTTGTGGTGAATGCCCCGCTTGCCATCTTAGACAACAAGGTTTAAACGCTTATTTAAATGAGAAAGGAGCTATGAAGTCATGA
- the queD gene encoding 6-carboxytetrahydropterin synthase QueD yields MMHQMYPQVAHNYTYELNKDFNFSAAHAIPDARAGKCQRIHGHTYFVNLTIAGDILDDLGFLVNFSTLKQLVHDQFDHYLLNDLTHFKGKSPSTEVVAHTIYEMIEAHLATLPHAPVCVQVFLRETPSSYVVYRPRKKEQSHG; encoded by the coding sequence ATGATGCATCAAATGTATCCTCAGGTTGCACATAACTACACATATGAGCTTAATAAAGATTTTAACTTTTCAGCTGCTCATGCCATTCCAGATGCACGCGCAGGAAAATGTCAACGTATCCATGGTCATACGTATTTTGTAAACCTCACGATTGCTGGTGATATTTTAGACGATTTAGGATTTCTCGTTAACTTTAGCACACTTAAACAATTAGTCCACGATCAATTTGATCATTATTTATTAAATGACTTAACACATTTCAAAGGCAAGTCTCCTTCAACTGAAGTTGTCGCACACACAATATATGAAATGATTGAAGCACATTTAGCAACATTACCTCATGCTCCAGTATGTGTTCAAGTCTTTTTAAGAGAAACACCATCAAGTTATGTCGTATACCGCCCTCGTAAAAAGGAGCAATCTCATGGTTAA
- the queE gene encoding 7-carboxy-7-deazaguanine synthase QueE, with the protein MVKIPVLEIFGPTIQGEGRVIGRKTMFVRTAGCDFRCSWCDSKFTWDGSAKDDIRLMTPEAIYDELKAIGGDQFNHVTISGGNPALIKGIQALIDLFKTYNIQTALETQGSKFQPWMRQIDDLTLSPKPPSSGMQQNLEILDTVIDQCVSTTLNLKVVIFNDDDYHFAQTIHHRYPHLPFYLQVGNPYLEDDVVHHTDKLLVRYEQLIDRVMSDATMNNVFVLPQLHTLLWSNKKGV; encoded by the coding sequence ATGGTTAAAATTCCTGTATTAGAGATTTTTGGCCCTACGATACAAGGCGAAGGCCGAGTTATTGGCCGTAAAACCATGTTCGTACGTACAGCAGGATGTGATTTTCGTTGTAGTTGGTGCGATTCCAAATTCACTTGGGACGGTAGCGCTAAAGATGACATTCGACTGATGACGCCAGAAGCGATTTATGATGAACTTAAAGCTATAGGCGGCGATCAGTTTAATCATGTCACGATTTCAGGAGGAAACCCTGCCTTAATTAAGGGAATTCAAGCGCTCATTGATTTGTTTAAAACCTACAATATTCAAACAGCACTTGAAACCCAAGGCAGCAAATTCCAACCTTGGATGCGCCAAATTGATGATTTAACATTATCTCCTAAACCCCCAAGTTCGGGCATGCAGCAAAACTTAGAAATTTTGGATACTGTTATTGATCAATGTGTCTCAACAACATTGAATCTTAAAGTTGTGATTTTTAATGATGACGACTACCACTTTGCTCAGACGATTCATCATCGCTATCCGCACCTTCCATTTTATTTACAAGTAGGTAACCCTTATTTAGAAGACGATGTGGTTCATCATACAGACAAATTGTTAGTGCGCTATGAACAACTCATCGATCGTGTAATGTCAGATGCTACAATGAATAACGTCTTCGTCCTTCCTCAACTTCATACGTTATTATGGAGCAATAAAAAAGGTGTTTAA
- a CDS encoding GlsB/YeaQ/YmgE family stress response membrane protein, translating to MGFILMLIIGGLIGWAAGAILGKDIPGGIIGNIIAGLLGSALGTALLGHWGPSLGGVYILPALIGSIILIALVSLILGALRGKKR from the coding sequence ATGGGCTTTATTTTAATGTTAATTATCGGTGGACTTATCGGTTGGGCTGCAGGTGCAATCCTTGGTAAAGATATCCCAGGCGGTATTATTGGTAACATTATCGCTGGTCTTCTCGGCTCAGCATTAGGTACGGCATTACTTGGTCATTGGGGTCCATCTTTAGGTGGCGTTTACATCTTACCAGCTTTAATTGGTTCAATTATTCTTATCGCGTTAGTATCATTAATTTTAGGTGCTTTACGTGGTAAAAAAAGATAA
- a CDS encoding glycosyltransferase family 2 protein, giving the protein MKLRVIVPCYNETEIIQQTISKLTSILDEASQQKSFEYDLLFVDDGSKDNTIEILQNAAETIPTVKYLSFSRNFGKESAMIAGFEHSTDCDAVVMIDADLQHPPELIPQMVEVYREGYDQVIAKRNRDGENAPRKWMTRFYYKTINYFVEDIRLEDGVGDFRLLSQRAVQSLVSLSEYNRFSKGLFAWIGYNTKVISYKNVEREAGVSKWSFGSLLNYAIDGLISFNNKPLRMMIYLGLAIFVVSMLYIAYLLVDTFVHGVSVPGYFTSIAAVLFIGGIQLISIGVIGEYIGRIYYEVKQRPKYIVQASNVQPPVELKKQA; this is encoded by the coding sequence ATGAAGTTAAGAGTCATCGTGCCTTGTTATAACGAGACGGAAATCATTCAACAAACCATTTCGAAGTTAACATCAATATTAGACGAAGCATCCCAACAAAAATCTTTTGAATACGATTTATTATTTGTGGATGATGGTAGCAAAGACAATACTATTGAGATTTTACAAAATGCTGCAGAAACGATACCAACAGTAAAATATTTGTCGTTTAGTCGTAATTTTGGGAAAGAGTCTGCGATGATTGCAGGGTTTGAACATAGTACAGATTGCGACGCAGTAGTTATGATTGATGCAGATTTACAACACCCACCTGAGTTGATTCCTCAAATGGTAGAGGTGTATCGAGAAGGTTATGATCAAGTGATTGCCAAACGTAATCGTGATGGTGAGAATGCACCGCGTAAATGGATGACGCGCTTTTACTACAAAACAATTAACTACTTTGTCGAAGATATCCGTTTAGAAGATGGTGTTGGTGATTTCAGATTATTAAGTCAACGCGCCGTGCAATCACTCGTTAGCCTTAGTGAATATAATCGTTTTTCAAAAGGCTTATTTGCTTGGATTGGCTATAATACGAAAGTGATTAGTTATAAAAATGTCGAAAGAGAAGCCGGAGTATCAAAATGGTCATTTGGTAGCTTATTGAACTATGCGATTGATGGTCTCATTTCATTTAATAATAAACCATTACGTATGATGATTTACTTAGGTTTAGCGATTTTTGTAGTGAGCATGTTGTATATTGCTTACTTATTAGTGGATACTTTTGTACACGGTGTATCTGTGCCAGGCTATTTTACGAGTATTGCAGCCGTATTATTTATTGGTGGAATTCAACTAATATCCATTGGGGTTATTGGAGAATACATTGGTAGAATATATTATGAAGTTAAGCAAAGACCGAAATACATTGTTCAAGCGTCCAATGTTCAGCCGCCTGTAGAACTCAAAAAACAAGCATAA
- a CDS encoding hemolysin family protein: MDSTTILYLTIFAALIALTTVFVGSEFALVKVRASRIEQLIAEGNGNARVVKRMISNLDYYLSACQLGITVTSLGLGWLGEPLFARILHPVVELLHLPNALVTTISIVTAFIIVTYIHVVIGELAPKTLAIQYTEKVALLYARPLYVFGLIMKPLIWVMNGSAQMIIRLFGADPNAGNEAMSEEELKIIMNNSYHGGEINQTELAYMQNIFSFDERHAKDIMVPRTQMITLNEPFNVDELLETIKEHQFTRYPITENGDKDHIKGFINVKEFLTEYASGTPIKISNYIHELPMISETTRISDALIRMQREHVHISLIIDEYGGTAGILTMEDILEEIVGEIRDEFDDDEVNDVIKLDESTYQINGRVLLRDLEEMYQIQFEDSEDIDTIGGWLQSQNTELEQDDYIDTKYDRWVISEIENHQIINVLLRYEYNEARPRLGNSEDENVQENMQDK; this comes from the coding sequence TTGGATAGTACGACCATATTATATTTAACAATATTTGCAGCATTAATTGCATTAACAACAGTTTTTGTTGGTTCGGAGTTTGCGCTAGTAAAGGTGCGCGCTTCACGTATCGAACAATTGATTGCGGAAGGCAATGGCAACGCGAGAGTAGTAAAGCGCATGATTTCCAATCTGGATTATTACCTATCTGCCTGTCAATTGGGGATTACTGTGACCTCTCTCGGATTAGGGTGGTTAGGTGAACCGTTATTTGCGCGTATTTTACATCCTGTTGTGGAATTATTACATTTACCTAATGCGTTAGTTACCACGATTTCAATTGTGACAGCATTTATTATTGTGACGTATATACACGTTGTAATAGGTGAATTGGCACCGAAAACTTTAGCCATTCAATATACTGAAAAAGTTGCTTTGCTTTATGCACGTCCATTATACGTGTTCGGTTTAATTATGAAACCGCTCATTTGGGTAATGAATGGTTCAGCGCAAATGATTATTCGTTTATTTGGTGCAGATCCTAACGCCGGTAATGAAGCGATGTCTGAAGAAGAACTGAAAATCATTATGAACAACAGTTATCATGGTGGCGAAATTAACCAAACGGAATTGGCATATATGCAAAACATTTTTTCTTTTGATGAGCGACATGCTAAAGATATTATGGTGCCAAGAACACAAATGATTACATTAAATGAACCTTTTAATGTTGATGAATTGTTAGAGACAATTAAAGAACACCAATTTACACGTTATCCAATTACTGAAAATGGGGATAAAGATCATATTAAAGGTTTTATCAATGTGAAAGAATTTTTAACGGAATATGCATCGGGGACACCGATTAAAATTAGTAACTACATTCATGAATTGCCGATGATATCGGAAACGACACGTATTAGTGATGCACTTATCCGAATGCAGCGAGAACATGTACACATTAGTTTAATTATTGATGAATATGGCGGTACAGCCGGGATTTTAACAATGGAAGATATTTTAGAAGAAATCGTCGGAGAGATTCGAGATGAATTTGATGATGATGAAGTCAACGACGTCATTAAATTGGACGAAAGTACGTATCAAATTAACGGTCGTGTGTTACTGCGTGATCTTGAAGAAATGTACCAAATTCAATTTGAAGATTCTGAAGATATTGATACCATTGGTGGTTGGTTACAATCACAAAATACCGAACTAGAACAAGATGATTACATTGATACTAAATATGATCGTTGGGTCATATCTGAAATTGAGAACCATCAAATCATCAACGTATTATTGCGTTACGAATACAACGAAGCACGTCCTCGTTTAGGTAATAGTGAAGACGAAAACGTTCAAGAAAATATGCAAGACAAATAA